In Sphingomonas oryzagri, the genomic stretch CGAGCCAGGGCGCCTCGGCAGCGATCGCGCCGAGCATGTCGGCGAGATAGTCCATCTCGGATTTCGCATAGTTTCCAAGGACATATCCGGTCACCCGATCCTTGTGGCCGGGGTGGCCGATACCCAGTCGCACGCGGCGGAAGGGGTTGCCGATATGCGCTTCGGTGGAGCGCAGGCCATTGTGGCCGGCGGTGCCGCCGCCGGTTTTCACTTTTACCTTGAAGGGCAGGAGATCGAGCTCGTCGTGAAAAACCGTCACGTCGCCGACATCGAGCTTATGGAAGCGCATGGCTTCGCCGATCGCGCGGCCGCTCTCGTTCATGAAGGTGCCGGGCTTCAGCAGCAGGATCTTCTCCGATCCCACGCGGCCTTCGCGCACCCAACCGTGAAAGGCCTTCTTCTCGGGCGAGAAAGAGTGGAATTCGGCGATGGCGT encodes the following:
- the pth gene encoding aminoacyl-tRNA hydrolase — encoded protein: MQLWAGLGNPGAQYAMHRHNVGFMAVDAIAEFHSFSPEKKAFHGWVREGRVGSEKILLLKPGTFMNESGRAIGEAMRFHKLDVGDVTVFHDELDLLPFKVKVKTGGGTAGHNGLRSTEAHIGNPFRRVRLGIGHPGHKDRVTGYVLGNYAKSEMDYLADMLGAIAAEAPWLAAGDDARFMNETALRQQN